From Medicago truncatula cultivar Jemalong A17 chromosome 7, MtrunA17r5.0-ANR, whole genome shotgun sequence, a single genomic window includes:
- the LOC11418486 gene encoding uncharacterized protein isoform X3, whose translation MFDYNTIQDLPKSLPLFQRFHFQSEFATRLDQFVLHYKGDMISSIRVKFPLGNEHRDAIDRLISKGIAKGAKRIELLFSSETNDTTHSILPYKFSLTLLSDNDSLTYLHLQNCLVLEPMNLSGLKNLRTLVFHLVDVKQKLLQSLSSNCSHLLDFTLDDCHFTSSLIINIPTLLRLNIVNCRVNIERYIDIIASNLSSFEYSCNDRFRVHPINIKSHMLSKFIYRGARFSKPIGFFGLKNVTTIVLDGLTENLSGNILNNLFSDCFKLENATFKNCCLTSSTDITSQKLRHLSIIDCGFGEYSPYAITIDALNLLSFEYSGQNTHIIYVTAPKLLKIFWNAAVREKIPHPFGPIESLPHIENLAMIIYPSQVEKLKQVLFQFQNLRQLELFVEGGVYDLDMNYFWILDIITASQHLQKISITVLVDGLVALMVVCLDKMLFMRCLKMK comes from the exons ATGTTTGACTATAACACAATTCAAGACTTACCAAAAAGCCTTCCACTCTTTCAAAGGTTTCACTTTCAATCTGAATTTGCCACCAGATTGGATCAATTTGTGCTCCATTATAAAGGTGACATGATCAGTTCAATCCGAGTAAAATTTCCATTAGGCAATGAACACAGGGATGCCATTGATAGATTGATCTCCAAAGGAATTGCTAAGGGTGCCAAACGTATTGAACTTCTCTTCTCATCTGAAACAAATGATACTACTCATTCTATTTTGCCATACAAATTTTCCCTTACTCTCTTATCTGACAATGATTCTCTCACGTATCTGCACCTACAAAACTGTCTTGTATTAGAACCTATGAACTTATCTGGATTAAAAAACTTGAGAACTCTTGTGTTCCATCTAGTTGATGTGAAGCAGAAACTTCTTCAGAGTCTGTCTTCTAATTGCAGTCATCTTTTAGACTTCACCCTTGATGATTGTCATTTCACTTCTAGCTTGATAATAAACATACCAACATTGCTTCGTTTGAATATTGTTAACTGTAGGGTTAACATTGAAAGGTATATAGATATTATTGCATCAAATCTCTCATCCTTTGAGTATTCTTGTAATGATCGTTTTAGAGTACACCCAATTAACATTAAGTCTCATATGTTATCCAAGTTTATCTACAGAGGTGCTCGATTTTCTAAACCTATTGGGTTTTTTGGATTGAAAAACGTAACAACAATTGTGTTGGATGGACTCACTGAAAATCTATCTGGGAAcattttgaataatttgtttTCTGATTGTTTCAAACTCGAGAACGCCACCTTTAAGAACTGCTGCCTCACAAGTTCAACAGACATTACCAGTCAAAAGTTGCGTCATTTAAGCATAATTGATTGTGGTTTTGGGGAATACTCTCCTTATGCGATAACTATTGATGCACTGAATCTCTTATCCTTTGAATATAGTGGTCAAAACACACATATAATTTATGTTACGGCTCCAAAGTTATTGAAGATTTTCTGGAATGCGGCTGTGAGAGAGAAAATACCACATCCCTTTGGTCCTATTGAAAGCTTACCACATATTGAGAATTTAGCTATGATCATCTACCCTTCACAG GTTGAGAAATTAAAGCAGgtattatttcaatttcaaaatcttaGACAATTAGAGTTATTTGTGGAAGGAGGAGTGTATGATCTTGATATGaactatttttggattttagatATTATAACGGCTTCTCAACATCTCCAGAAAATTTCTATAACA
- the LOC11418486 gene encoding uncharacterized protein isoform X4, with product MFDYNTIQDLPKSLPLFQRFHFQSEFATRLDQFVLHYKGDMISSIRVKFPLGNEHRDAIDRLISKGIAKGAKRIELLFSSETNDTTHSILPYKFSLTLLSDNDSLTYLHLQNCLVLEPMNLSGLKNLRTLVFHLVDVKQKLLQSLSSNCSHLLDFTLDDCHFTSSLIINIPTLLRLNIVNCRVNIERYIDIIASNLSSFEYSCNDRFRVHPINIKSHMLSKFIYRGARFSKPIGFFGLKNVTTIVLDGLTENLSGNILNNLFSDCFKLENATFKNCCLTSSTDITSQKLRHLSIIDCGFGEYSPYAITIDALNLLSFEYSGQNTHIIYVTAPKLLKIFWNAAVREKIPHPFGPIESLPHIENLAMIIYPSQVEKLKQIL from the exons ATGTTTGACTATAACACAATTCAAGACTTACCAAAAAGCCTTCCACTCTTTCAAAGGTTTCACTTTCAATCTGAATTTGCCACCAGATTGGATCAATTTGTGCTCCATTATAAAGGTGACATGATCAGTTCAATCCGAGTAAAATTTCCATTAGGCAATGAACACAGGGATGCCATTGATAGATTGATCTCCAAAGGAATTGCTAAGGGTGCCAAACGTATTGAACTTCTCTTCTCATCTGAAACAAATGATACTACTCATTCTATTTTGCCATACAAATTTTCCCTTACTCTCTTATCTGACAATGATTCTCTCACGTATCTGCACCTACAAAACTGTCTTGTATTAGAACCTATGAACTTATCTGGATTAAAAAACTTGAGAACTCTTGTGTTCCATCTAGTTGATGTGAAGCAGAAACTTCTTCAGAGTCTGTCTTCTAATTGCAGTCATCTTTTAGACTTCACCCTTGATGATTGTCATTTCACTTCTAGCTTGATAATAAACATACCAACATTGCTTCGTTTGAATATTGTTAACTGTAGGGTTAACATTGAAAGGTATATAGATATTATTGCATCAAATCTCTCATCCTTTGAGTATTCTTGTAATGATCGTTTTAGAGTACACCCAATTAACATTAAGTCTCATATGTTATCCAAGTTTATCTACAGAGGTGCTCGATTTTCTAAACCTATTGGGTTTTTTGGATTGAAAAACGTAACAACAATTGTGTTGGATGGACTCACTGAAAATCTATCTGGGAAcattttgaataatttgtttTCTGATTGTTTCAAACTCGAGAACGCCACCTTTAAGAACTGCTGCCTCACAAGTTCAACAGACATTACCAGTCAAAAGTTGCGTCATTTAAGCATAATTGATTGTGGTTTTGGGGAATACTCTCCTTATGCGATAACTATTGATGCACTGAATCTCTTATCCTTTGAATATAGTGGTCAAAACACACATATAATTTATGTTACGGCTCCAAAGTTATTGAAGATTTTCTGGAATGCGGCTGTGAGAGAGAAAATACCACATCCCTTTGGTCCTATTGAAAGCTTACCACATATTGAGAATTTAGCTATGATCATCTACCCTTCACAG GTTGAGAAATTAAAGCAG atATTATAA